Proteins encoded in a region of the Clostridia bacterium genome:
- a CDS encoding UPF0280 family protein, with translation MDIGHGVSKSYEPRTYRELLRARDLAFFNCTVKETDLQIGVALSSLRPELLGCESTGLGSAHTGLQGLQGLEGMRAEAIAAVHESRGEIERYIPTHHEFLTSLVPVTPKPWAPPVVQLMCTASARAGVGPMAAVAGAIADFVGARLRLYSSEVIVENGGDIFIASSGPRKVGIYAGSSPLSQKVAIEVSPGPRGCGVCTSSGTVGHSKSFGRADAAVIIARDAALADAVATAVGNAVQSEKDVERAARSVSRVRGVTGAVVIAGAAMGAWGDVKLVQF, from the coding sequence ATGGACATTGGCCACGGCGTGAGTAAGTCGTACGAGCCCAGGACTTACCGGGAGCTTCTTCGCGCCCGGGATCTTGCCTTTTTCAACTGCACCGTGAAGGAGACTGACCTGCAGATAGGAGTCGCATTGAGCTCGCTGCGACCAGAGCTGCTTGGCTGCGAATCGACCGGCCTGGGCTCGGCCCATACGGGACTGCAGGGACTGCAGGGCCTGGAGGGGATGCGCGCGGAGGCGATTGCTGCTGTGCATGAGAGCCGTGGGGAGATAGAACGCTACATCCCCACGCACCATGAGTTCCTCACTAGCCTCGTTCCGGTGACGCCGAAGCCATGGGCGCCGCCGGTGGTGCAGCTGATGTGCACGGCATCGGCTCGGGCTGGGGTGGGGCCGATGGCGGCCGTAGCGGGAGCAATAGCCGATTTCGTAGGCGCCAGGCTTCGCCTCTACAGCTCCGAGGTGATCGTGGAGAACGGGGGCGACATCTTCATTGCTTCCTCCGGTCCACGAAAGGTGGGGATCTACGCGGGCTCGTCGCCCCTCAGCCAGAAGGTGGCGATTGAGGTTTCACCCGGGCCCAGAGGGTGCGGAGTATGCACATCCTCTGGAACAGTAGGGCATTCAAAGAGCTTTGGTCGTGCCGATGCCGCTGTGATCATCGCACGCGACGCTGCTCTCGCTGATGCGGTGGCCACAGCAGTGGGGAATGCAGTCCAGTCCGAGAAGGACGTTGAGCGGGCCGCCAGGTCGGTTTCGCGGGTGCGCGGCGTGACAGGCGCAGTGGTGATCGCCGGGGCGGCCATGGGTGCATGGGGCGATGTTAAGCTGGTGCAGTTTTGA
- a CDS encoding alpha/beta fold hydrolase, giving the protein MARIPKATRSKAVLAAVLLIVAILFAVSANAGAHGALGADEIRDCGRYLISVGGRQLGTEEFTLFDSELRSVVELSVGGGVSRAETVMSFSPENGAELYTLDAGPGGRITVSFAGNVATVSVPGLSREIRVGSPRLILENNFFSHYQLLIAAYDEAAGGVQSFVGLIPGALATATFTVERLGDAPAEGPIPLIAYKVVIDGVIGESVLADTRGRVMRTSIPAQGAEAVREEYKALLESWEKAGAPASDGATVAGLIEQEFTVENGDVLLAAALTIPSDGALAHPLAILISGSGPQDRNGDTPPVYVTGIFREMAERLARAGIAVLRYDERGVGRSTGDFAAAGLTDLVGDVRALVEFAKARPEIDHSRIALVGHSEGGYIAPILTSEDPEIAACVILAGPSVTLDKVMLEQIEFQANYSELDEATRNLSASLIPLVAQFVQDAKDGKSESALPGNLEWLRQHMQLDPIGTIRRVKVPILIVQGDRDLKVMQYHSDALANAAIEAGNPNVTAIRLAYVSHEFLQFPYGNPNFDPMTPMTVVTELYDSVQGWLAQVLK; this is encoded by the coding sequence ATGGCGCGCATTCCGAAAGCAACTCGTTCTAAGGCGGTGCTGGCAGCAGTGCTGCTGATCGTGGCAATTCTGTTCGCGGTGTCGGCAAACGCGGGCGCGCACGGCGCCTTGGGCGCCGACGAAATCCGCGACTGCGGCAGGTACCTCATATCCGTCGGCGGCCGGCAGCTGGGAACTGAGGAGTTCACACTGTTCGACTCCGAACTTCGCTCTGTTGTGGAATTGTCGGTGGGCGGGGGCGTCTCCCGGGCGGAGACAGTCATGAGCTTTTCGCCAGAGAACGGGGCAGAACTATACACGCTCGACGCGGGGCCTGGCGGCCGAATCACGGTCTCCTTTGCAGGCAATGTGGCGACTGTGAGCGTTCCCGGGCTATCCCGCGAGATTCGCGTGGGTTCGCCCAGGCTGATACTGGAGAACAACTTCTTCAGTCACTATCAGCTGCTTATCGCAGCGTATGATGAGGCTGCAGGAGGAGTTCAGAGCTTCGTCGGGCTTATCCCTGGCGCCTTGGCCACTGCAACCTTCACCGTTGAACGGCTCGGTGATGCGCCAGCGGAAGGCCCCATCCCTCTCATTGCGTACAAAGTAGTGATTGACGGTGTGATCGGCGAGTCTGTTCTGGCCGATACGCGGGGCAGGGTCATGAGAACATCAATACCAGCACAGGGCGCTGAGGCGGTGCGTGAGGAATACAAGGCCCTGCTTGAATCCTGGGAGAAGGCAGGGGCTCCAGCTTCCGATGGCGCGACCGTCGCCGGACTCATCGAACAGGAGTTCACCGTGGAGAACGGCGACGTTCTCCTGGCCGCAGCTCTCACCATTCCCTCAGATGGCGCACTGGCGCATCCCCTCGCCATATTAATCTCAGGCTCAGGGCCGCAGGATAGGAACGGCGACACTCCACCTGTGTACGTGACTGGCATCTTCCGGGAGATGGCGGAGCGGCTGGCGCGCGCGGGGATAGCCGTGCTCAGATATGATGAGCGAGGGGTGGGCAGGAGCACTGGCGATTTTGCTGCGGCAGGCCTCACTGACCTTGTTGGCGATGTGCGCGCTCTAGTCGAGTTCGCAAAGGCTCGCCCTGAGATCGACCACTCTCGCATAGCCCTGGTTGGCCATTCTGAGGGTGGTTACATAGCCCCGATTCTGACATCTGAAGATCCAGAGATCGCAGCGTGCGTGATACTCGCGGGTCCATCAGTCACTCTCGATAAGGTGATGCTTGAGCAGATCGAGTTCCAGGCTAACTACTCCGAGCTTGACGAGGCTACCCGCAACCTGTCTGCAAGCCTAATTCCTCTCGTTGCCCAGTTTGTACAGGACGCGAAGGACGGCAAGTCTGAGAGTGCACTCCCCGGGAACCTGGAGTGGCTCAGGCAGCACATGCAGTTGGACCCGATCGGAACCATCAGGCGCGTGAAGGTCCCGATCTTGATCGTTCAGGGCGACCGGGACCTGAAGGTGATGCAGTATCACAGCGATGCCCTGGCCAACGCGGCCATTGAGGCAGGGAACCCAAACGTGACTGCAATAAGGCTTGCCTACGTGAGCCACGAGTTCTTGCAGTTTCCGTATGGGAATCCCAACTTCGATCCGATGACTCCGATGACCGTCGTGACTGAGCTGTACGATTCTGTGCAGGGCTGGCTCGCGCAGGTGCTGAAGTAG
- a CDS encoding diguanylate cyclase produces the protein MKSCASPLRCKLMIMLLIVVVPWTLMVFRDSVDERAALMKQEEERLLELVGRVEAARLGRDMCAPADIVAYGYSYREWLARVLNGMRFPDGMSLVVQDGNGHVVARLPGIGNSAYPPGVKEAFCDHLAAIPAEEGTVILDGLDGSLSLLAYRRLADDHEGDGLWAVLWLPARPVLAKATIAAFRDLFMMLVVAALLIPVAWSVLNKRIVMPINALVDLSQRLGDGDMEVRHGAPYELGEIGTLAHAFDDMAEALKNRSDELTYISYHDMMSKTFNRAYLEKAFRELDVFECLPLSIVIGDINGLKLVNDALGHYAGDALIRRVAGIMKSCAGRRDVVVRWGGDEFVMVLPNTDEECALQMCERIRQACLEADPDPIPPSIALGVATRSSLLETPAAVLKSAETRMYRNKFNDTTSVRGTLISSLRRTLAESTYETDEHSSRMQAYAQALGMQLGLSESDLDDLALLCSLHDIGKVGIPDEVLKKPGPLDPGEWEIMKKHPEIGARIVQGSYELKHISEAVLHHHEKWDGSGYPHGLAGVEIPLASRILSVVDAYDVMVHDRPYKKAMSVDEATAELRRCAGRHFDPLMVELFLGIALPLENDPPTGSAHSEESAVLD, from the coding sequence GTGAAGTCTTGTGCATCTCCGCTACGTTGTAAGCTGATGATCATGTTGTTGATTGTGGTGGTCCCGTGGACGCTGATGGTCTTTCGGGATAGCGTGGACGAGCGGGCAGCCCTGATGAAACAGGAAGAGGAGAGGCTGCTCGAGCTTGTGGGGCGTGTTGAAGCTGCACGGCTTGGGAGGGACATGTGTGCTCCTGCTGATATCGTCGCGTACGGATACTCGTACCGAGAGTGGCTTGCTCGGGTGCTCAATGGCATGCGCTTTCCTGACGGGATGTCGCTTGTGGTGCAGGATGGGAATGGACATGTGGTGGCCCGCTTGCCCGGGATCGGGAACTCGGCGTACCCTCCAGGCGTCAAAGAGGCCTTCTGCGATCATCTTGCTGCGATACCTGCGGAGGAGGGCACAGTGATCCTGGATGGGCTGGACGGTTCCCTGAGTCTTCTGGCCTACAGGAGGCTTGCTGACGATCACGAAGGAGATGGTCTGTGGGCGGTCCTGTGGCTGCCCGCAAGGCCTGTGCTTGCCAAGGCGACGATAGCCGCGTTCCGTGATCTCTTCATGATGCTGGTTGTCGCGGCCCTGCTTATCCCGGTGGCATGGAGCGTTCTAAACAAGCGCATTGTGATGCCGATAAACGCGCTTGTGGACCTGTCGCAACGGCTTGGCGACGGAGATATGGAAGTCAGGCACGGAGCGCCGTATGAGCTGGGCGAAATCGGGACTCTCGCTCACGCATTCGACGACATGGCGGAGGCCTTGAAGAACCGATCCGATGAGCTCACCTACATAAGCTACCACGACATGATGAGCAAGACTTTCAACAGAGCATATCTGGAGAAGGCCTTTCGCGAGTTGGATGTGTTCGAATGCCTTCCACTGAGCATCGTCATTGGAGATATCAACGGGCTGAAGCTGGTGAATGATGCTCTTGGGCACTATGCCGGCGATGCGCTCATCCGCCGTGTCGCAGGCATCATGAAATCCTGCGCGGGCAGGAGAGATGTGGTTGTACGGTGGGGCGGCGATGAATTCGTCATGGTTCTCCCCAACACCGATGAGGAGTGCGCTCTTCAGATGTGTGAGCGAATCAGGCAGGCATGCCTGGAAGCCGATCCGGACCCGATCCCTCCGTCAATAGCGTTGGGCGTCGCCACCAGGTCGAGCCTGCTTGAGACGCCTGCTGCGGTCTTGAAGAGCGCAGAGACGCGGATGTACAGGAACAAATTCAATGACACCACCTCGGTTCGCGGCACTCTCATCTCGTCTCTTCGAAGGACCCTCGCTGAGAGCACGTACGAGACTGATGAGCATTCGTCGAGGATGCAGGCATATGCTCAGGCCCTCGGGATGCAGCTAGGCCTCTCCGAATCGGATCTGGATGACCTCGCCCTCCTGTGCAGCCTGCACGATATCGGCAAGGTGGGCATACCTGATGAGGTTCTCAAAAAGCCAGGCCCTCTGGACCCCGGCGAGTGGGAAATCATGAAGAAGCATCCTGAGATCGGCGCTCGGATAGTGCAGGGTTCGTACGAACTGAAGCACATATCCGAGGCAGTGCTTCATCATCACGAGAAGTGGGATGGGTCAGGGTATCCCCATGGCCTTGCGGGAGTTGAGATTCCACTTGCTTCAAGGATCCTATCTGTGGTGGATGCGTACGACGTAATGGTGCATGATCGCCCGTATAAGAAGGCCATGAGCGTGGATGAGGCCACGGCCGAGCTCAGGAGATGCGCTGGACGGCATTTCGACCCTCTCATGGTGGAGCTGTTCCTCGGCATAGCCCTGCCATTGGAGAACGATCCGCCCACGGGATCTGCCCATAGCGAGGAATCCGCTGTACTAGATTAG
- a CDS encoding diguanylate cyclase, whose product MRCSIFRSRSIRGKLALIIIAAMLPVFPLVMRGALDERRAVMAQAASQALGLAVGLSDQGIAHIESVTKVVWSLWRLSESRGGSVGERQRSLVDAWATSQIDGAFAVVGPDGAVIAATRDLVIGANLSADEGFRRCLALGRDVVTSRSSNPITGEPGIVVWMPISSDDVVRGSAVVVTMYPHWLESVVLAMNIPDGFHLALWDDGGRLLTSYPEEPSDGSLDESKHAGSGLADAVHDAWADEGASTTKGSDGVRRLTAYRRIRDGLGKPVAFLTVGVPVDKIQRASRSTMISQYIVMVITCTIVFAVVWKAADFGIVQPVNGLAAAAGRLSHGDLAARYGGPAVGNELGLLAQAFNHMAEALENGANKLTFLSCHDSLTGLYNRTYLQKRLAEMDSKDSLPMSVVVGDMNGLKLVNDALGHAQGDRLIVKAAEILRSVCRDEDIMVRWGGDEFVIIMPQVDRTSALDRCDRIRAACAQADPDPVPVSIALGVATRMAMSQDVGDVLNSAETRMRRSKFMESNSVRGTLIYSLRKALSESTHETEEHSARLQKLAWELGRAIGLPDDRLDDLALLCVLHDIGKVGIPDDILVKPASLTPPEWEIMRKHPEIGARIVEGSYELAHIADSIRAHHERWDGSGYPKGLAGEAIPMAARILSVIDAYDVMVHERPYKRALAKEEAMQEIQRCAGAQFDPLIAELFLEVMKGLD is encoded by the coding sequence ATGAGATGCAGCATATTCAGAAGCAGGAGCATTCGAGGGAAGCTCGCCCTTATCATCATTGCTGCTATGTTGCCAGTGTTTCCCCTGGTGATGCGCGGGGCTCTGGATGAACGAAGGGCGGTGATGGCGCAGGCCGCCTCGCAGGCCCTGGGCCTTGCTGTGGGGCTATCTGATCAGGGGATCGCCCACATTGAGAGCGTCACGAAGGTGGTCTGGTCGCTGTGGCGACTGAGCGAGTCTCGAGGCGGATCCGTCGGTGAGCGCCAGAGGAGTCTGGTTGACGCCTGGGCAACAAGCCAGATTGATGGCGCTTTCGCAGTAGTAGGCCCTGATGGCGCGGTTATCGCCGCTACTCGGGATTTGGTTATTGGTGCGAACCTTTCCGCGGATGAGGGATTTCGAAGGTGCCTTGCATTGGGACGAGACGTCGTCACTTCACGGAGTTCGAACCCAATCACTGGAGAGCCAGGCATAGTCGTATGGATGCCCATCTCCTCAGATGATGTTGTGAGAGGTTCGGCAGTGGTGGTGACCATGTATCCACATTGGCTGGAATCAGTCGTGTTAGCTATGAATATTCCGGATGGATTTCACCTGGCCCTGTGGGATGATGGCGGGCGCCTGCTCACTTCTTACCCAGAGGAGCCTTCAGATGGCAGCCTCGATGAAAGCAAGCATGCCGGCAGTGGCCTGGCGGATGCTGTTCACGATGCTTGGGCCGATGAGGGCGCTTCGACCACTAAGGGTTCCGATGGCGTCCGAAGGCTGACTGCGTACAGGCGAATCCGCGATGGGTTGGGAAAACCTGTAGCATTCCTCACTGTTGGAGTCCCTGTTGACAAGATCCAAAGGGCATCAAGGTCAACCATGATATCCCAGTATATAGTAATGGTGATCACCTGCACTATTGTGTTCGCCGTGGTGTGGAAGGCTGCCGATTTCGGGATAGTGCAGCCTGTGAACGGCTTGGCGGCTGCGGCTGGTAGACTTTCCCACGGCGATCTCGCTGCTAGGTACGGAGGGCCTGCTGTGGGCAATGAGCTCGGGCTGCTTGCACAGGCATTCAACCACATGGCGGAGGCCCTTGAAAACGGCGCAAACAAGCTCACCTTTCTCAGCTGCCACGACAGCCTCACTGGATTGTACAACCGCACCTATCTGCAGAAACGACTGGCGGAGATGGATTCGAAGGATAGCCTTCCGATGAGCGTCGTTGTTGGAGACATGAATGGCCTGAAGCTGGTGAACGATGCTCTCGGACACGCGCAGGGGGATAGGCTCATCGTGAAGGCTGCAGAGATTTTGCGCTCCGTGTGCCGGGATGAGGACATCATGGTGCGCTGGGGCGGGGATGAGTTCGTGATCATCATGCCCCAGGTCGACAGGACCTCGGCTCTAGACAGGTGCGATAGGATACGTGCAGCATGCGCTCAAGCTGACCCAGACCCGGTGCCGGTAAGCATTGCTCTGGGAGTGGCTACGAGGATGGCCATGTCGCAGGATGTTGGAGACGTCCTGAATAGCGCAGAGACTCGAATGCGCAGGAGCAAGTTCATGGAGAGCAACTCCGTCCGAGGTACACTGATCTACTCCCTTCGGAAGGCTCTATCAGAGAGCACCCACGAGACTGAGGAGCACTCTGCTCGGCTTCAGAAGCTCGCCTGGGAGCTGGGCCGGGCGATCGGGCTTCCCGATGACCGCCTCGACGACCTAGCGCTTCTGTGTGTGCTTCACGACATCGGCAAGGTAGGAATTCCCGACGATATCCTCGTGAAGCCTGCCTCACTCACCCCGCCGGAGTGGGAGATCATGAGGAAACACCCGGAGATCGGGGCTAGGATCGTCGAAGGTTCCTACGAGCTTGCGCACATTGCCGACTCGATCCGAGCTCACCATGAGAGGTGGGATGGGAGCGGGTATCCGAAGGGGCTTGCGGGCGAGGCGATACCCATGGCGGCGCGGATCCTCTCAGTGATCGATGCGTACGATGTCATGGTTCACGAACGGCCTTACAAACGCGCCCTCGCGAAGGAGGAGGCTATGCAGGAGATCCAGCGGTGTGCAGGAGCGCAGTTCGATCCTCTCATTGCAGAGCTGTTCCTCGAGGTCATGAAGGGGCTCGACTGA
- a CDS encoding CopG family transcriptional regulator, with protein sequence MQVQLTKEQVQALRAISDEEGVSIAELIRRGAHMVIASRGAVSREERVRRALAIVGQFTSSETDLSVNHDKYLEDDFR encoded by the coding sequence ATGCAGGTTCAACTCACGAAGGAGCAGGTCCAAGCCTTGCGAGCCATATCCGACGAGGAGGGCGTGTCGATAGCTGAACTGATCAGACGTGGAGCTCATATGGTCATAGCGTCCAGGGGCGCTGTTAGCCGCGAGGAGCGGGTTCGGCGAGCGCTAGCCATTGTCGGGCAGTTCACGTCTTCGGAGACCGATCTGTCCGTGAACCACGATAAGTACCTGGAGGATGATTTTCGATGA
- a CDS encoding IS3 family transposase, whose product MAQKWISKGYRAVWVLGLVGLSSSTYYAIRKRQTSTADSPPVPANRGGRPIPGWSLAADGVKICDEQIKEHLCEAIAGDGFPYGYRKLTAELREKHDLVINEKKVYRLCKELDILRPQREVKTRHPRRLARRDTVTGPNQLWQMDIKYGYIPPQGKFFFQLSIIDVFDRSVMAYYLGLSCTAANACWTLKEALRARGIDGDEGKLKVRTDNGSQFTAHLFEELCEARGIVHERIPVKTPNLNAYIESFHAILESECYSEHEFCTFQEAYKVIVGYMVYYNERRRHGSLRNKSPKAFRALLEAGCIVARPFAA is encoded by the coding sequence ATCGCGCAGAAGTGGATAAGTAAAGGGTACCGTGCTGTCTGGGTACTGGGCCTTGTCGGCTTGTCTTCGTCCACCTACTATGCTATCCGGAAGAGGCAGACGTCCACCGCGGATAGTCCTCCCGTGCCTGCTAATAGAGGCGGCAGGCCGATCCCTGGATGGTCTCTGGCTGCGGACGGCGTGAAGATCTGTGATGAGCAGATAAAGGAACATCTCTGCGAAGCCATCGCGGGAGATGGTTTTCCCTACGGGTACAGAAAGCTAACCGCAGAGCTGCGCGAGAAACATGACCTGGTAATCAACGAGAAGAAGGTATATCGGCTCTGCAAGGAGCTCGACATTCTTCGCCCTCAGCGGGAGGTCAAGACCCGCCATCCCAGGCGGCTGGCGCGTCGTGATACTGTTACAGGGCCCAACCAATTGTGGCAGATGGACATTAAGTATGGGTATATCCCCCCACAAGGGAAGTTCTTCTTCCAATTGTCGATAATAGACGTGTTCGACAGGTCTGTCATGGCCTATTACCTCGGGCTGAGCTGTACCGCAGCCAATGCGTGCTGGACACTGAAAGAAGCCTTGCGGGCTCGCGGAATCGATGGCGACGAAGGCAAGCTCAAGGTAAGGACTGACAATGGTTCGCAGTTCACAGCCCACTTATTCGAGGAGCTATGTGAGGCCAGAGGCATTGTGCACGAGCGAATACCGGTGAAGACCCCGAACCTAAACGCGTACATCGAATCGTTCCATGCGATCTTGGAGTCGGAGTGCTACTCCGAGCACGAGTTCTGCACTTTCCAGGAGGCGTACAAGGTGATCGTGGGCTACATGGTCTACTACAATGAGCGGCGGAGACACGGCAGCCTGCGCAACAAGTCGCCCAAGGCCTTCAGAGCGTTGCTAGAGGCTGGATGCATCGTAGCTCGACCTTTCGCAGCCTGA
- a CDS encoding transposase, whose protein sequence is MQDRHDAVFRKQIVDECEEVGNISLVCRRHGLARGTVGRWIRRQRATGTQKGLPKDTRNMMAEISQEMRHVSNENAVLRRLVADKDVENAILKELLEKANPR, encoded by the coding sequence GTGCAGGACAGACACGACGCGGTCTTCAGAAAACAGATTGTGGACGAGTGCGAAGAGGTAGGCAACATCTCTCTGGTTTGCAGGAGGCACGGGCTGGCGCGGGGTACGGTAGGCCGATGGATCAGGCGGCAGAGGGCTACCGGCACGCAGAAGGGGTTGCCGAAAGACACTCGCAATATGATGGCTGAGATAAGCCAGGAGATGAGGCATGTCAGCAACGAAAACGCGGTGCTTAGAAGGCTTGTGGCCGACAAGGACGTAGAGAACGCCATACTGAAGGAGTTGCTCGAGAAGGCAAACCCTCGGTAG